GGTGTGCCGCATTCTGCACGACCCCAACATCACGCCGCCGCACCACTGGCTGGCCACTTACAGTTGGGTGCAGAAGGAGTGCGATGCCGTCATCCATTTTGGCACGAGCGGCGCGCTGGAATATCTGCCCGGCAAGCGGGCCGTGCTCTCCGGCAACTGCTTCAGCGACATCTCGCTCGGCGATCTGCCGAACATCTATCCCTACATCATGGATGTGCCCGGCGAGGGGATGACCGCCAAGCGCCGGGGCCGGGCCGTCATCATCGACCACCTCACGCCGGTCTATCGCCCTGCGGCCCTGACGCCGGAATTGCAGCGATTCGACGAGCTGCTGAATGAATTCCGCCGCACGGTGGATGGCAATGAAAAGGCGCGCATGGAGGCGTTGCAGGAGGAGCTGCTCGAGCTGGCTGTCAACTTGCGATTCCTGCCGGAAAATGCTACCACGGCTCACTTGCTCGACGAGGTCGAGCGCCTCTCGCGCAGGATCGGTCTGGTGAAGCAGTCGATGGTGCCCGACGGGATGCACCGGTTCGGCGAGCCTCCGCCGGTTGAGGGTGTCGCCTCCATGCTGACGGCTGCTCTGCCGCGACTCGGCGACGAGTATCCCTCCCTGGCCGAGGTTGCCGGGCTGCATCCAGGGCTCGGCGGCGACGACTTCATGAAAGCCTCCGAACTGTTCGCGGCACTGCTCGATCCTTCTCAGGGCGAACAGGCCATCCGCGACGCTGCCGAGGCCTTGCCGGATGCGCTCAAGGCGTGGTGTCTGAAAACCGCCGAGGGGATCGGGCGGGCAGGCGACGAACTGACCAACGTCATCCGGGCGCTCTCCGGGCGCTACATCGAAGCCGGTCTCGGCGACGCCCCCTCTTCTGGCAAGGCCGACGTGCTGCCCACCGGCAGGAACTTCTACGCTGCCGACATCATGACCATGCCAACCGAAACCGCATGGACAATCGGTTCGGGCATGGCCGACATGGTGCTGCAAAAATTCCATCGAGAGGAGGGGCGCTTTCCCGAAAGCATCGGCATGAGCCTCTGGAGCTCGGATGCCTTCAAATCGGACGGCGAACTGCTTTCGCAAATCTTTGCCCTCATGGGGGTCAGGCCGGTGCGGCAATCGAATGGCAGGGTGAACGGTATCGAGGTGATCCCGCTCGACGAGCTGACGGTGAGTATCGACGGCGTCTCGATGCCGAGGCCGAGGATCGACGTGACCATCGAAACCAGCAGCATCGTCCGCGACATGGTGCCGCACTTCCTTGCGCTGATCGACAAGGCGGTCGCCGCCGTCAGCGCCCTTGAAGAGGAGTCGCCGGAAATGAACTTCGTGCGCAAGCACACGCTCGAACAGCTTGCCGCTTTGCAGGAGTCCCACGCCGAACAGATGGACGCTTCGCTCATGCAGCGCCTGTCACTCTACCGCGTCTTTTCATCGCCACCCGGCGCCTATGCCAACGGCGTGGCGCTCGCGCTCGACGCCTCGGCCTGGAACGACCGGCGCGATCTGGCCGAAACCTATATCAACCACTCAGGCTACGCTTATGGCGGCGAGCAGCTCGACCACGGCGTAAAGGCGTACGGCGTGTTCAGCAGGCAATTGGCCAAAGTCGAAGTCTCCTTCATCAAGCAGACCTCCGAAGAGTACGACGCGCTCGACTGCGGCTGCTACGCGGCCAGCGCCGGGGGAATGGCTGCCGCCGCGCAAGTGCTCTCCGGCAAACCGGCGAAGACCTGGTGGGCCGACGCCACCCGCCCCGGCAATCCCGACATTCGCGACTTTCGGGAAGAGGCCGAACGCGCTGTCCGGGCCAAGCTCTGCAACGAGTCGTGGATCGCTTCGATGAAAGAGCACGGTTTTCAGGGTGCGCAGGGGTTCGCATCGCGGATCAACAACCTCTTCAAATGGAGTGCCACGACGGGCGAAGTCGAGACCTGGGTGTTCGAGCGTGTCGTCGAGACCTTCGTGCAGAACGACGAGAACCGCGAGTGGATTCGCCAGCAGAACCCTTATGCGCTCGAAGAGATCACCCGCCGCCTGCTCGAAGCCGAAGCACGCGGCCTCTGGGAAGCTCGGCCCGATCTGCTCGAAGCGGTGCGGCAGGCGGCGCTCTCCATCGAGGGCGACCTCGAAGAGCGCATCGGCGATGTTGACGAATCGTTCCAGGGAGGCCGCATCGACATTTTCACCGGTAAAGACGTAGAACGCTGGAAACAGGAGTGGCGTCTTGGCGTCGATTCTTCGGAAAAGAAGCAGTAAGAAAAAGTAGCAACTGACAATAAATAATTCAGTTACGGTTTCCGGTGCCCGGTGGGGCGCCGGAATGAAAAGGGAACCCGGTGAAAATCCGGGACAGTGCCCGCTGCTGTGATCCTCCCGTCGGCCACAATCGGGTCGGCGGACGATCGCTTCCGATGAGGCCACTGGTTCGCGCCCGCGAACCGGGAAGGCCGGAAGCGAGGGGAGAGTCAGAAGACCTGCCGTAATGCAGTAAATGCTCCGGGAAGAGAGCGAATACGAACATGACAACAAACAGCGCGATTGCCGCGTGTGGCCGGGCGGAGGCGACAAGATTCCGTCCGGCAGAAGCGAACGTTCCCTTTTCCTTACGGAAAAGGATCGTCAGGAGACGCGGAAAACGATCAGCAGGTTGCCACATCCGTGATGGGCCGTGTGTGGATGACTTGCACAACACACAAAGAAACATTCCAACAACAATCCGTTTAATCATGAAAAGCAATTTTGTAAAGCCTTCGAAGTCATTCATCCGCATGGCAGGCCTGCTTGCCGTGCTCTCGACAGTCTGTCGTCCGGACGCTGCCGCAAAAGAAGTTGCCAAAACCGATTCGGCTGACTACGTAGCCGATGAAATCGTCGTCAGCTCAACCAGAACAGACGAAAAACTCAAGAACATCCCGCGCAAGGTCGAGGTGATTACCAGCAAGGATATTGAGGCGCTCGATCCCGATAATGCCACCGAGTTGCTGCAAAAAACTGCCGGTGTTGATGTGATCGAGTATCCGGGCGTGCTTTCTGGCGTATCGATGAGGGGCTTCGTGCCAAATTACGGTTCATATCTCAATCCCCAGTACGTTACCTATCTCCTTGATGGCCGCCCTCTTGGTACGTACAATCTTGCCTCGGTAGATATGAACATGATCGAGCGGGTCGAGGTGATTAAAGGCCCATCATCGGCATTGTATGGATCGAAAGGAATGGGAGGCACCATCAACTTTATTACAAAGAAATCCCGTGGCCCGATCAAGGGGACGGCCTCGCTCGGCTACGGAAGTTTCGAAACCTTCGAGGGCAATGCCGCCGTCGGCGGTTCGATCAGTGACCGGTTCGATTTCGATATCGGTTTCCGCTACTTCAATCAGGGCGAAGACTACAAGGTTGGAAAAAATACGCTCATATCGAATCCCGATCCGCAGATTCTCGAAAGGGACATTGATACGATGCACAACAGTACCTACTCGACCAATTCGGGCATGATGCGTGTCGGTTATCGGTTGAACGACAATTTCAGAGTCGATTTGCGCGGTGCGTTTTTCAATGCCCCATCCGTACATACCCCCGGCTCTATCTGGGGCTACTATGGTGAGGGTATGAAAGATGTGTATCGAAAAACAGCAGATCTTTCGCTTACCGGTACGGCAGGACGTCACAGCATCAAATTCATGCCGTACTGGTCAAAAGACGAATCGAACAATCTCAAGCAAACCGAAGCTACACAGAATAAACCGAGTAAAATCTACCCGTATTACCTGGGAGATTTTGAGGAGTATGGCTTTCAGTTGCAGGATGTTATTGCTTTGGGCAACCACCGTATAACCGGCGGTTTGGATTATGATAACCAGACGTACAAAACCAGGCGGTACAGTGCACCGGATGTTGCCCAAAGACCGTATAGCGCTGACAGCAGAACTAGTGATTTTGGCCTGTTTACCCAAGCCGCGCTCTCTTTTCTTGATAATCGCCTGATTGTCACTCCCGGAGTCCGATTCGACGCAACGACATTCGGTTTGCTTGATACACCGCTTGTTCCCAATGTGAACACCGAAAAAGAGCATGACGGGTTTTTCAGTCCATCGCTGGCATTCCAGTACTCTTTTGTTCCCGAATTGAAAGTGCATTCGAGTATCGGACGAGCATTTGTCGCGCCTTCGGGGTTGCAGAAAGCTGGTGAATATGTTGACTCTTTTGGAAGAACGGTCAGGGGTAATCCCGATCTGGAGCCGGAAACAAGCCGAACGTGGGATGTCGGTCTGACCTGGAGTGACACGAAAAAAGGAGTGCGGGCCGATGTGACCTACTATGATACTGATTTTAAAGATTTTATTACGCAAGTACAGAGAACGGATGGCAGCACGACTTACATGACTTATGTCAATGCGGGAAGCGCGAAGATCAGGGGACTTGAGTTCGAGCTGTCCTACGACTTTGGAGCTTTGGCTGATTACCGCTACTCATTACGCTGCTTCGTAAACTATACGCATCAATTTGAGAATGATGTCACAATGGGTGGTGTTACGAGTCCAATGAAGTATGTGCGGGACGGTCTTGGTTCATTCGGCATCGAATATGACGATTTCCGGCTACTCAGTGCGCGACTCAGTGGTCGCTATCTGGGTACCAGTTATGAAGACAACTATTATCGATCGTATGGACGGTTACCGAATGTGTTAGTGATTAAAAACGAACCTGCATTAGTGTTTGATGCGACGGTTGGCATAAAGATCAACGCTCAGAACCGCGTCGATCTGATGGTCAAGAATCTTCTCGATGAAAACTATGCCGAAAAAACCGGCTACAACATGCCGGGCCGCTGGTACGGCATGAAATACATCGTCACCTTCTGAGCCGGGCGCAGCAGATGATGGCATTCAATCTCATCAAAAAGGCAGTACTGGTGACGGTACTGCCTCTTCTGCTTCTGACGGTCTGCGGTTTTGAGTAAGCCAGGTTGGTAACAGGGCGACAGCTCGCCATCTTTATGGGACGATCGGGGTGTGCTTGGGATAGCCGAGGTGTTCATCCAGTTCACCTTCGAGTGCCTTTTCGATTAAGCGCTTTTTGAACTGGTCGAACAGGCCACCGTTGTCAAAAAGGGCTTGGGGGCTGCCGCTTTCTCGCAGAAGCTGCCCGATCAGCTCGCCCTGAATGTCCGGGGTCTTGTTTTTCTTTCTGGTCATAGTTTTGCTCCTTGTTACATGATAGGAAACTACGACCGTTTACACACTTTATCTTACAGACCCTTTTAATTTTTTTGACGATCGGTCACATGAAGTGCTCTTAAATTGCTTATTGCTTGTTTTGGTGTGTTTAATTTGGTTACTTAATATGTGAGTGTGTATCTTATATATGAAGGAAATGCCTTGGGTATTAAAGCTTGACGTTTAAAGGTTACGCTGTCATTTTTTAACTTTTTGTTATGAGTGCCCAGGAATTGTCTCGAGGCTTCGCCTGTAAGACCGGTTCATGCTGGCCAGCCAAGAGGCGCGTGTAATCTTTTTTTGTGTTGCGCTGACCGCGATGAGGTTTGCGGGAAAAAACTGACAATTTCGATTAACTGGTTGACTAAACTTTTTAACAAAACAGACGGAGGAAACAAACATGCTGAAAATGTATGTGGATTACTATGTTGCTGTATTAAGTGGATTTTTACAGCAGTATTTTGGCGTGAAATCGCAAAAAGGTGTAACCATGATTGAGTACGCCTTGATTGCTTCCTTGATTGCTGTGGCGGTCATTGCGGTTCTTTTGACTGTTGGATCGAACCTGCAGACCGTCTTCAGCTATGTCGGTAGCAATCTCACGACGTAATTAAAGCTTGACGTTTAAAGGTTACGCTGTCATTTTTTAACTTTTTGTTATGAGTGCTCAGGAATTGTCTCGAGGCTTCGCCTGTAAGACCGGTTTATGCTGGCTAGCCAAGAGGCGCGTGTAATCTTTTTTTGTGTTGCGCTGACCGCGATGAGGTTTGCGGGAAAAAGGCTGACAATTTCGATTAACTGGTTGACTAAACTTTTTAACAAAACAAACGGAGGAAACAAACATGCTGAAAATGTATGTGGATTACTGGGTTGCTGTATTAAGTGGATTTTTACAGCAGTATTTTGGCGTGAAATCGCAAAAAGGTGTAACCATGATTGAGTACGCCTTGATTGCTTCCTTGATTGCTGTGGCGGTCATTGCGGTTCTTTTGACTGTTGGATCGAACCTGAAGACCGTCTTCAGCTATGTCGGTAGCAATCTCACGACGTAATTGGTTGCCCGGCCAGGCATAGGCGCGTTTACTACGGCGGTCATTGCGGTTCTTTTGACTGTTGGATCGAACCTGAAGACCGTCTTCAGCTATGTCGGTAGCAATCTCACGACGTAATTGGTTGCCCGGCCAGGCATAGGCGCGTTTACTACGTAAAAACTCTTTTACAGATTAACAGTGAAACGACCAATCTTTGTTGTCATCGCACTCACCTTGGGTGCGATGACGGCTTTCATCGCGGCCCGCTGGATGAGCGGCCCCAAGGCTTCAGGGCCCAGTGTAGTCATTGTGGAACAGCCCATCGCCGCCGGCCGGCCTATTTCGTGCTCTTAAATTGCTTATTGCTTGTTTTGGTGTGTTTAATTTGGTTACTTAATATGTGAGTGTGTATCTTATATATGAAGGAAATGCCTTGGGTATTAAAGCTTGACGTTTAAAGGTTACGCTGTCATTTTTTAACTTTTTGTTATGAGTGTCCAGGAATTGTCTCGAGGCTTCGCCTGTAAGACCGGTTCATGCTGGCCAGCCAAGAGGCGCGTGTAATCTTTTTTTTGTGTTGCGCTGACCGCGATGAGGTTTGCGGGAAAAAGGCTGACAATTTCGATTAACTGGTTGACTAAACTTTTTAACAAAACAAACGGAGGAAACAAACATGCTGAAAATGTATGTGGATTACTGGGTTGCTGTATTAAGTGGATTTTTACAGCAGTATTTTGGCGTGAAATCGCAAAAAGGTGTAACCATGATTGAGTATGCCTTGATTGCCGCCTTGATTGCTGTGGCGGTCATTGCGGTTCTTTTGACTGTTGGATCGAACCTGAAGACCGTCTTCAGCTATGTCGGTAGCAATCTCACGACGTAATTGGTTGCCCGGCCAGGCACAGACGCGTTTACTACGTAAAAACTCTTTTACAGATTAACAGTGAAACGACCAATCTTTGTTGTCATCGCACTCACCTTGGGTGCGATGACGGCTTTCATCGCGGCCCGCTGGATGAGCGGCCCCAAGGCTTCAGGGCCCAGTGTAGTCATTGTGGAACAGCCCATCGCCGCCGGCAGGCCTATTTTGGCAGGACAAATCAAAGCGATCAGTTGGTCGGGTTCAGTTGTGCCGCAAGAGGCCTTCAGCCGTACTGCGGACGTGGTTGGTCGAATTGCCTTGGTTCCCATGATCCCCGGTGAGCCTGTTCTTCCTGGTAAGCTGGCTCCAATCGGCGCGACCGGCGGATTGTCTTCGATAATCCCGGCAGGCAAGCGCGCCATTAGTGTTCGTGTGAATGACGTCGTCGGGGTTGCCGGATTTGCCCTTCCGGGCAGTTATGTGGATATTCTGGTCAGCGGCAGAGATGTCAGCGGCCAGCCTTTTTCCCGAATAGTGCTGTCGAAAGTCAAGGTATTGGCTGTGGAGCAGGATACCGTTGCGGAAAAAGACAAACCGAAAGTTGTGAACGCGGTGACCCTCGAGCTTTCACCGCAAGAATCAGAAAAACTGGATCTGGCCCGGAACATCGGCGCGCTTTCCCTGGTTCTGCGCAACGAACTTGACACCACCGTAGTAAACTCTGTAGGCGTCCGTCTGTCTGATGTTGTCTACCCGCAGCGTGGTGTTCCAAATACATCTTCTCAGTTTAAACAAGCTGCACCTGTGCAGGCTTCACAAGCTGCACCGGCGCAGGTTTCACAAGCTGTACCGGCGCGTCAATACCGTGGAGTCGAAGAAATTCGCGGCATCAGCCGCCAACAAGCTACCACACCATAAGCCAACATGGACATGAATTTGACATGCGTAAAGCGTCTGGCCTGCGGAATGAGTGCTCTTGTGGCACTTGCTGGCGCAGTTCCCGTGGTTGTACTGGCCTCTCCAGCCTCTGTGCTTGCAGTGGTCGCATCGGAACCCGTAGCTAAAAAGGCTACTCCTGCACCCGCAAAACAGGTCGCACCGGCAACCGTAGCCAAAACAGCCGCCCCTGCATTTGTAACTCCAAAAACCACTCCTGCGCCTGCGGCTAAAAAGGCTGCTCCTGCGTACGTGGCAAAAAAGTACTCACGCGTACGCGCTAGTGCGATGGATTTTTCTGCATACGCACCTTCGAGCTATTCTGTTCCTGAAGGTGAATCCAGGGTCTACCGGCTTGCCGTGCCAGCCAAGCGTGTTGCTGTGGGGGACCCTGCCATTGCAGATTTTATTATGATCAGCCCCTCAGAACTCTATCTGTCGGGCAAAAAAACAGGCGCTACCAATCTTATTGTCTGGGGCAAAAACGGCAACTTCACCACTGCTCCGCTGGTTGTCAGCCGGAATGTCAAACCCATACAGGACCTGTTGAGAGCTGTTTTGCCGAAAGAGCACGATATTCAGCTATACTCCTCAGGGGATGCCTTGGTATTGGCTGGTTCCGTGTCCAACGCTTTGGCTGCTGAAACCGCTATCCGCCTGGTAAAAACCTTTTTGGGGGGCACAGTTCCGGATGTTACCCCAGAAGCCACCCTGACCAAGAAAAGCGAGGCAGCGACGGGCACATCGGGGGGAACCAGTATATCAGGCATGACTGGAGTCGCCAGCGCCGCAGGTATGTCTGGTGCTGCGACAGTGGCATCTTCCGGCATTCATGGTTTTATCAACCTTCTCAAAATACGCGATCCGCAGCAGGTCCGCCTCGAAGTGCGCATTGCTGAAGTTTCGAAGTCCTACATGGAAGCTCTGGGCTTCAGCTGGACGCAAGGCGTGGGCAGCACCGCAGGCAGCAGCCTTATGACAGGGTTTGTCAGCAACGCAACGCTCAACCTCCTCCTGAAGAATAGCGGAAATCTTAAGGTTGAAGCAGATAGTCAAAAAAACTGGATTAAAATGCTGGCTGAACCCACCATTGTCGCCATGAGTGGTCAGGAAGGGTATTTTCTGGTTGGAGGCAAAATTTATACACCTACCCCAACAGGAAACGGAGCAGTCGACTATCAGGAACGCACCTATGGTGTAGGGTTGCGATTTACTCCTACCGTGCTGGATGCAGGCCGTATTTCGCTCAAGGTTGCTCCCGAGGTCTCTGAGCCCGACTCGCAATTCCAATCTGCAGGAAGCCTGTATAATTTGCCTGCCTTTAAAGTCAGTGCGGCTTCCACCACCGTTGAAATGAACGAGGGACAGAACCTTGTTATCGGCGGCCTTCTGAAAGACAAACTTACCGAAACAATCGAGGCCGTGCCTTTGCTGGGTCAACTTCCCCTGCTCGGCGCATTGTTCCGTCACACTTCGATGGATTCTGAAAAGGTCGAGGTCATCGTCATTGTTCGCCCGACACTGGTCAAAGCAAGCGATACCGTGCCGGAGCTTCCGACAGACAGGTTTGTTCCGCCTGGTCCAAATAGGCTTTTTCTCGAAGGAAAACTTCAAGGCTCGAAATAACATGAACAGGATGCACGCAAATACCGCCGCCATGCGTCACGCGCAGGCGCCGAAGCATGCTCAATTTCAGAAGGGTGCGGTGATGGTAGAATTTGCGTTTATCCTTCCCATTTTTCTGCTTCTCCTTTTCGGGATGGTTACTTTTTCGATAGCCCTTTACGATAAAACCGTGCTTTGCATTGCAAGCCGTCAGGGAGCGCGTACCGGAGCCTTGTATTATGCAAGCAACTACGACAGCAATGGAAATTTAATCAATGCAAATGTTCAGCAGAGAGCCTGTGATGCTGCCAACGCTGTCTGCCAGCAAGACCTGATCAATTTTGGGCCTAACATGAACCTTCAGATACAATGTCAGGTTTTGGGTGGTACCGTTCATGGCCAGAGGTCTGTTTCCGTCACAACCGGCATTGATTATACGGGGATTTACATTTTATCGGATGTGTTGCACTTATCGTCCACAACCATAATGAGGCTTGAGGAGGATTAAGTAATCATGGCACGTTTACGCTCCATCAAACGCCTTCATAGCCAGCGTGGTGTAGTAACCATTTTGTTCGCATTGGTATTGATGGTATTGGTTGGTCTTATTGCGCTGGCGGTTGACCTGACTCGTCTCCATCTGGTTAAGGCCGAACTTCAGAACGCGGCCGACGCCGCTGCGCTGGCTGGCGCCGGTTCACTCATCGACACATCATTGCAGACGTTCAATTGGTCAGCGGCTACGGCCAAAGCGCAGGAATTTGCAGACGTCAACTCCGCAGATGGCAAGACGATTGGGCAACATCGGCAAGAGCAGGATGTGAATGTGGCCATTCAGCCGGGCTACTGGAACCTCATAACGCCGTCATTTACTTCCAATACCGGTTTGGTAACTCATACAGGGGATGGAAATATCCCCGCTGTGCAGGTTACAATTACCCTTTCTCACCTGAAATTTTTTTTCGCTCCGATTCTGGGTATTCCTGAAGGTACAGTTCAGGCTACTGCTATTGCTGCGGTATCGCCACCAACAGGCGGTACGGGCTTGTTTCCCATGGCTATTGGCGGATGTCTGTTCAATCTTTTTTGGGATTCAGTGCATAACACTCCAAAGCTGGATCCGGCAACAGGGCAGCCCTATGAAATTCAGGTCTATAGCGTTTACTCTGGTGGAGCTGGCGCTTCATGCGACTCGGGCCAATGGACCAGTTTTCAGACAGATGCTAACAACGTTCCATTTATAAGAGATCTGATTAAAAATGGAAATAGTATTCCATTATCCATTGGTGATTCCATCTGGATTCAACCGGGTACCGAGGCGACTGTATACGACAGTGTTCCCACCAACGTTGATGTTGCTGTGCCGGTTGTTGACAATGTTGCTACGCACTCTTCTCAGACTGTTATTGCGATTGCCGGTTTTCATATTACGGGTGTGGTTAAACATGGCAACAAGAGTGTTGTTACAGGTCATCTCATCCCTCAGTCTATGGTTCCCAGTCTCCATCCCGGTAACGGCACTGGCATCCCTTACGGCGCTTACACTCCTCCCTTTTTGGTCAAATAAAAGTATATGAACATAGTTACATATTCTCCACAGCCATGGGATGTTTCCGATTCGCAGCTTGAACTGGGTCAACACCACCTGACTCGACTTCTGGGCGAGTCAGGGGAGATGGTTCGCCAGATCAAGGCAAAAGACCCTGACGTTGTATTCATAGTTGGCTTTAAATCCACCGATCCCGGCTTCATTTGGGAGCTGGAAAAGCTCTGTCTTGCGCTGCCTCATGCTACTATTGTGGTACTGGACCCGCAGGCAGGGCCTGAACAGTTGTTGACGCTTATGCGCGCCGGTGTGCGTGAAGTCATCGACGATAGCTCCGAAAGAACCCTGCAACAGGTTATCGAGAGGGCTTTTCTTCGTACCAAAGGTGCGATCATCAGGCAGAAGAGGGTTTTTGGATTTGTCTCTGCCAAAGGGGGGGATGGCGGCTCCTGCATAGCGGCCAACTTTGCATTTGCGCTTTCTCAGGAGCCTGACATTCATGTGCTGGCGGTAGACATTTCTTTGCCCTTTGGTGACCTTGACATGTATCTTAGCGGAAACACCCACAGTCAGGATCTTGCTGACATTTCCAATGCAAGCGACCGGCTCGACAAGTCGCTGCTCGACACCATGGTGCAGCATATCAGTCCCTCGCTCGACCTCATTCCCTCGCCTGCAACGTTCGAAAAAATCGTGAATATCGAACCTGAGCGAGTGAGCGATCTCATTCACATTGCGGCAAGCTTTTACGACTACATTATTGTTGATTTTGGAGCATCTATAGACCATGTTGGTGTTTGGGTTCTCGAACACCTTGATGAACTCTGCATCGTAACCACCCCGTCACTCCAATCGCTGCGCCGGGCGGGTCAACTGCTCAAACTCTGTAAAGAATTTGAAAAACCAATTTCTCGCATCGAAATCATCCTTAACCGAGCTGACACAAATTCTCGCATTACCAGTGATGAAATAGAAAAAGTTATTGGCAGACCAATCAGCAAGCGCATTCCTCAGGATGAGGATGCCATGCAGGAATCACTCTTGTCTGGTCAGTCAGTGCTGAAAGTTGCGCCCAAATCCCAGCTTTCCAAAACCATCGTTGACTGGGCCTTGCACCTCAACGGCGTCAGTCGGCCTAATAAACGCTCGATATGGGAACGCTTAAAGATCAAATAGCTCGCTGGAATCTCTCCCTCAAAAGAGGAGCAGATTTTTCTTCCTCAGCCCCCGAGACCGCTGATGTGCCTGAGAAAGCGCCTGTCGTTCAGGCTCCGGTAGCGTCAGTTCCCGTAGCAGCGAAAAAAAACAAGGAATCCAACGGCGATCCTGACTATTACTCGGCCAAGACAAAGCTGCACCAGAAGCTCCTCACCCGCATCGATCTCAACTCGATAGAGAGCCTCGATGCCGATCAGTTGCGCAATGAGCTGGGTATGCTGCTTACCAGATTGATCGAAGAGGAGGCGCTGCCCCTCAATCATCAGGAGCGCAGCAAATTGGTGACCGACCTCAAAAATGAAATCCTGGGTTTGGGTCCTTTGGAGCCTTTGCTGGCAGACCCTGACATTTCTGAAATCATGGTCAACGGTTACCAGAATGTCTATGTAGAAAAAAAAGGATGC
The nucleotide sequence above comes from Chlorobaculum tepidum TLS. Encoded proteins:
- a CDS encoding TadE/TadG family type IV pilus assembly protein, with the protein product MHANTAAMRHAQAPKHAQFQKGAVMVEFAFILPIFLLLLFGMVTFSIALYDKTVLCIASRQGARTGALYYASNYDSNGNLINANVQQRACDAANAVCQQDLINFGPNMNLQIQCQVLGGTVHGQRSVSVTTGIDYTGIYILSDVLHLSSTTIMRLEED
- a CDS encoding TadG family pilus assembly protein, with translation MARLRSIKRLHSQRGVVTILFALVLMVLVGLIALAVDLTRLHLVKAELQNAADAAALAGAGSLIDTSLQTFNWSAATAKAQEFADVNSADGKTIGQHRQEQDVNVAIQPGYWNLITPSFTSNTGLVTHTGDGNIPAVQVTITLSHLKFFFAPILGIPEGTVQATAIAAVSPPTGGTGLFPMAIGGCLFNLFWDSVHNTPKLDPATGQPYEIQVYSVYSGGAGASCDSGQWTSFQTDANNVPFIRDLIKNGNSIPLSIGDSIWIQPGTEATVYDSVPTNVDVAVPVVDNVATHSSQTVIAIAGFHITGVVKHGNKSVVTGHLIPQSMVPSLHPGNGTGIPYGAYTPPFLVK
- a CDS encoding type II and III secretion system protein family protein, whose product is MDMNLTCVKRLACGMSALVALAGAVPVVVLASPASVLAVVASEPVAKKATPAPAKQVAPATVAKTAAPAFVTPKTTPAPAAKKAAPAYVAKKYSRVRASAMDFSAYAPSSYSVPEGESRVYRLAVPAKRVAVGDPAIADFIMISPSELYLSGKKTGATNLIVWGKNGNFTTAPLVVSRNVKPIQDLLRAVLPKEHDIQLYSSGDALVLAGSVSNALAAETAIRLVKTFLGGTVPDVTPEATLTKKSEAATGTSGGTSISGMTGVASAAGMSGAATVASSGIHGFINLLKIRDPQQVRLEVRIAEVSKSYMEALGFSWTQGVGSTAGSSLMTGFVSNATLNLLLKNSGNLKVEADSQKNWIKMLAEPTIVAMSGQEGYFLVGGKIYTPTPTGNGAVDYQERTYGVGLRFTPTVLDAGRISLKVAPEVSEPDSQFQSAGSLYNLPAFKVSAASTTVEMNEGQNLVIGGLLKDKLTETIEAVPLLGQLPLLGALFRHTSMDSEKVEVIVIVRPTLVKASDTVPELPTDRFVPPGPNRLFLEGKLQGSK
- a CDS encoding AAA family ATPase; translation: MNIVTYSPQPWDVSDSQLELGQHHLTRLLGESGEMVRQIKAKDPDVVFIVGFKSTDPGFIWELEKLCLALPHATIVVLDPQAGPEQLLTLMRAGVREVIDDSSERTLQQVIERAFLRTKGAIIRQKRVFGFVSAKGGDGGSCIAANFAFALSQEPDIHVLAVDISLPFGDLDMYLSGNTHSQDLADISNASDRLDKSLLDTMVQHISPSLDLIPSPATFEKIVNIEPERVSDLIHIAASFYDYIIVDFGASIDHVGVWVLEHLDELCIVTTPSLQSLRRAGQLLKLCKEFEKPISRIEIILNRADTNSRITSDEIEKVIGRPISKRIPQDEDAMQESLLSGQSVLKVAPKSQLSKTIVDWALHLNGVSRPNKRSIWERLKIK